AGAAGTTTGCTGAATTACGTTAGAAGCATGCGTAACATCCTTTACGATATTCGTCGTTTTAACTTGGAAACTTTCTTGATGAACAACAACCTCTCGCATTACTTCATTAATTGCATCAATAAACTTCCCTAAATCAGTTACATTTGTTAAAACACTTGCTAACATCTCGTTACATTCTTCTTGTACTCTTTCTGACTTCTCTACCTGCACTTCTACCTTACTTGCTTGATTACTAAACTCCTTCAAAATCCCTTGAATTCTTCCCGCAGAACGATTTGATTCTTCAGCAAGCTTTAACACTTCACTCGCTACAATAGCAAAACCTTTTCCATGCTCGCCTGCCCTCGCAGCTTCAATATTTGCATTTAAAGCTAGCAAACTCGTCTGACTTGAAATATTCGTTATTACATCTACAATTTCATTAATTTGTTTCAATTGCATCATTAAATCTCTAAATATAATTCCAGACTGTGAAACAACATCATTTAAACTTCTCATGTTAGTTTCAAAATTTCTTAAAGTATGTACACTACCCTTTGAAATTTCTAAACTTTCATCCACACGAGCCGATGCAGTTCTTACTTGAGAGATGATTTGTTCAATATTTCCCTCCATATCATTCAATACTTCTACCGAGCGATACATCATCTCTGATTGTGATTGCGTACCAACTGCCACCTCTTCAAAGGCAAAATTAATCTCACTCATCGATTCCATCGACTTGTTCATATTTTGTCTTAAATGATTGAAATTACTATCTAGTTTCACAACTGTTTCTTCAATAAGCCTTTGCGTCTCTTCTAGC
This genomic interval from Bacillus thuringiensis contains the following:
- a CDS encoding DUF4077 domain-containing protein, whose product is MEWLKRTCFSNLEKESQKNHLLLFITICSFFLGIIAIGYYGYIFTERAIAFWICGISVVAFGTIFTFIKSMESVYKYIMTFMLLTMSYIMVQAFNESPAVFQMVYFTLAVSLIYLSERLILILGGVAVVITFILCSYWPEQFFAYTASSEAANFASLLAIVTIAMWGVTKIGSNLLLRLSDEKQEVMRKAQELEETQRLIEETVVKLDSNFNHLRQNMNKSMESMSEINFAFEEVAVGTQSQSEMMYRSVEVLNDMEGNIEQIISQVRTASARVDESLEISKGSVHTLRNFETNMRSLNDVVSQSGIIFRDLMMQLKQINEIVDVITNISSQTSLLALNANIEAARAGEHGKGFAIVASEVLKLAEESNRSAGRIQGILKEFSNQASKVEVQVEKSERVQEECNEMLASVLTNVTDLGKFIDAINEVMREVVVHQESFQVKTTNIVKDVTHASNVIQQTSTATEEVLASVEEEKYRNDTSVKTLQTVSEQVKLLEDILEK